Proteins encoded in a region of the Phaenicophaeus curvirostris isolate KB17595 chromosome 1, BPBGC_Pcur_1.0, whole genome shotgun sequence genome:
- the LOC138730734 gene encoding fibronectin type III domain-containing protein 9-like: MGITVQNITGNTAMVIWPKMASCADSFYSVMYHPNWNSMLSSYSRKSFQKEERVPASRSSFVVENLTPLTTYIVCVTCQSANPSSDQCRVFNTLEQDPASVSNTKKELALGIWLTSSVLLLIIAAILLYGCLHLLCRKRREHLQGQNGTSEQDHRMVWTKSTAHVSEEFSGQGQLTQDIEGKHPGGIQLATIIENPSACKEPVMPTSKSQERAATTEQCSAIN; encoded by the coding sequence ATGGGAATAACCGTCCAAAACATCACAGGAAACACGGCAATGGTAATTTGGCCAAAAATGGCCAGTTGTGCTGACAGTTTTTACAGTGTCATGTACCATCCTAACTGGAACAGTATGTTATCGAGTTACTCGAGAAAGAGCTTTCAGAAGGAAGAGAGAGTCCCTGCCAGTCGCTCCTCCTTTGTCGTTGAAAACCTGACTCCGCTGACAACGTACATTGTGTGTGTGACCTGCCAGTCCGCCAACCCCTCCAGTGACCAGTGCAGAGTTTTCAACACGCTGGAACAAGACCCAGCATCTGTGAGCAACACCAAGAAAGAGCTGGCACTAGGCATCTGGCTCACCAGCAGTGTCCTGCTCCTCATCATTGCTGCAATCCTCCTATACGGCTGCTTGCACCTCTTGTGCCGCAAGAGACGTGAGCATTTGCAAGGGCAAAATGGGACCTCCGAACAAGACCACAGGATGGTGTGGACCAAAAGCACAGCACATGTCTCAGAGGAGTTCAGTGGGCAGGGTCAGCTGACGCAGGACATAGAGGGAAAGCATCCAGGTGGCATCCAGTTGGCCACTATCATTGAGAATCCCTCAGCCTGCAAGGAGCCCGTCATGCCGACTTCCAAAAGCCAGGAACGAGCGGCAACAACAGAACAGTGCTCTGCTATAAATTAG